From Bacillus basilensis, a single genomic window includes:
- the dnaG gene encoding DNA primase, protein MGNRIPEEVVEQIRTSSDIVEVIGEYVQLRKQGRNYFGLCPFHGENSPSFSVSSDKQIFHCFGCGEGGNVFSFLMKMEGLAFTEAVQKLGERNGIAVAEYTSGQGQQEDISDDTVIMQQAHELLKKYYHHLLVNTEEGNEALSYLLKRGITKEMIEKFEIGYASPAWDAATKILQKRGLSLSSMEQAGLLIRSEKDGSHYDRFRGRVMFPIYTLQGKVIAFSGRALGDDTPKYLNSPETPIFHKSKLLYNFHQARPFIRKRGQVVLLEGYADVLAAVKSGVEEAVATMGTALTEEQAKLLRRNVETVVLCYDGDKAGREATMKAGQLLLQVGCQVKVTSLPDKLDPDEYVQQYGTTAFENLVKSSISFVGFKINYLRLGKNLQDESGKEEYVKSVLKELSLLQDAMQAESYLKSLSQEFSYSMETLLNQLHQYRKEQKVQQKQVKQVSKPSQIVQTKPKLTGFERAEREIIYHMLQSPEVAVRMESHIEDFHTEEHKGILYELYAYYEKGNEPSVGTFLSWLSDEKLKNIITDISTDEFINPEYTEEVLEGHLETLRRHQEKLEKMEIIFKVKQMEKTDPVEAAKYYVAYLQNQKARK, encoded by the coding sequence ATGGGGAACAGAATTCCCGAAGAAGTTGTTGAACAGATTCGGACGTCATCCGACATAGTAGAAGTGATTGGTGAATACGTTCAACTTAGAAAACAGGGGCGTAACTATTTCGGCCTTTGTCCATTTCATGGTGAGAATTCTCCTTCATTCTCTGTTTCATCTGATAAGCAAATTTTTCATTGCTTCGGATGTGGAGAAGGTGGAAATGTATTTTCCTTTCTAATGAAAATGGAAGGACTGGCTTTTACCGAGGCTGTTCAAAAGCTAGGTGAAAGAAATGGAATTGCGGTTGCAGAGTATACATCAGGGCAAGGACAACAAGAAGACATATCTGATGACACTGTCATCATGCAACAAGCTCATGAACTTTTGAAAAAGTATTATCATCATTTATTAGTAAATACAGAAGAAGGAAACGAAGCACTTTCGTATTTGTTAAAACGTGGTATTACAAAAGAGATGATTGAGAAGTTTGAAATTGGTTATGCGTCACCTGCTTGGGATGCAGCAACAAAAATTTTGCAAAAAAGAGGTTTATCGCTGTCTAGTATGGAACAAGCTGGTCTTCTCATAAGAAGCGAGAAGGATGGTAGTCATTATGATCGCTTCCGTGGAAGGGTCATGTTTCCAATCTATACGTTGCAAGGTAAAGTGATAGCATTTAGTGGAAGGGCATTAGGAGATGACACTCCGAAATATTTAAATAGCCCTGAAACACCGATTTTTCACAAAAGTAAATTGTTGTATAACTTCCACCAAGCGAGGCCGTTTATTAGAAAACGTGGGCAAGTGGTCCTTTTGGAAGGATATGCTGACGTACTAGCTGCGGTAAAAAGTGGTGTGGAAGAAGCTGTTGCGACAATGGGAACAGCTTTAACTGAAGAACAAGCAAAACTTCTGCGACGTAACGTTGAAACTGTTGTTCTTTGCTATGATGGTGATAAAGCAGGGCGAGAAGCGACGATGAAAGCAGGGCAATTATTGTTGCAAGTTGGTTGCCAAGTGAAAGTTACATCCTTGCCAGATAAGCTTGATCCTGATGAATATGTGCAACAATATGGGACAACTGCTTTTGAAAATCTTGTGAAATCAAGTATAAGTTTTGTTGGTTTTAAAATAAATTATTTGCGTTTAGGGAAAAATTTGCAAGATGAGTCTGGCAAAGAAGAGTATGTGAAAAGTGTTTTAAAAGAGTTATCGTTGTTACAGGATGCGATGCAGGCAGAATCATATTTGAAGTCATTATCGCAAGAATTTTCGTATTCAATGGAAACACTTTTGAATCAATTGCACCAATATCGCAAAGAACAAAAGGTACAGCAAAAACAAGTAAAGCAGGTTTCTAAGCCGTCTCAAATTGTTCAAACAAAACCGAAGTTAACAGGTTTTGAAAGGGCAGAAAGAGAAATTATTTACCATATGTTGCAAAGTCCAGAAGTGGCTGTTCGTATGGAATCCCACATAGAAGATTTTCATACAGAAGAACATAAAGGGATTTTATATGAACTATACGCATATTATGAAAAGGGAAATGAACCTTCAGTCGGAACATTTTTAAGTTGGCTCTCTGATGAAAAGTTGAAAAATATTATCACTGATATTTCGACGGATGAATTTATTAATCCAGAATACACAGAAGAAGTGCTAGAAGGCCATTTGGAGACGCTTAGACGTCATCAAGAAAAACTTGAAAAGATGGAAATCATCTTTAAGGTAAAACAGATGGAAAAAACGGATCCTGTAGAGGCTGCTAAATATTATGTAGCATATTTACAAAATCAAAAAGCGAGAAAATAG
- a CDS encoding pyruvate, water dikinase regulatory protein — translation MDNKIVYVVSDSVGETADLVVRAAMGQFPFAPDIRRVPYVEDTGTLKEVISIAKSNQALICFTLVKPDMRQYLVTEAAKEGVEAYDIIGPLIDQIEEITGQVPRYEPGVVRRLDEEYFKKIEAIEFAVKYDDGRDARGILKADIVLIGISRTSKTPLSQYLAHNKRLKVANVPLVPEVDPPEELYQVAKEKCFGLKITPDKLNHIRKERLKSLGLSDGATYANINRIKEEIDHFENVVGKINCQVIDVSNKAIEETANIIVNAVQNQKMF, via the coding sequence ATGGATAATAAAATCGTATATGTCGTATCTGACTCTGTCGGAGAAACGGCTGATTTGGTTGTTCGAGCAGCAATGGGGCAATTCCCATTTGCTCCTGATATTAGACGTGTGCCGTATGTAGAAGATACAGGGACATTAAAAGAAGTGATTTCGATTGCTAAGAGCAATCAAGCGCTTATTTGTTTTACGTTAGTAAAACCTGACATGCGTCAGTATTTAGTAACAGAGGCTGCAAAAGAAGGCGTAGAGGCATATGATATTATCGGGCCTCTAATCGATCAAATTGAAGAAATTACAGGGCAAGTACCGAGATATGAGCCGGGTGTTGTTCGTAGATTAGATGAAGAATATTTCAAAAAGATTGAAGCGATTGAGTTTGCTGTAAAGTATGATGATGGTAGAGATGCGCGCGGTATTTTAAAAGCGGATATCGTGTTGATTGGGATTTCGCGTACATCAAAAACACCACTTTCTCAATATTTAGCGCATAACAAACGTTTGAAAGTTGCCAATGTACCACTTGTACCAGAAGTGGATCCACCTGAGGAATTATATCAAGTGGCAAAAGAAAAATGTTTCGGTTTGAAAATTACGCCAGATAAGTTGAATCATATTCGAAAAGAGCGATTGAAATCACTTGGACTAAGTGACGGTGCAACATATGCCAATATTAATCGTATTAAAGAAGAAATTGATCACTTTGAGAATGTAGTTGGTAAAATAAATTGTCAAGTAATTGATGTATCGAATAAGGCGATTGAAGAAACAGCTAACATTATTGTGAATGCAGTGCAAAACCAAAAAATGTTTTAG
- a CDS encoding helix-turn-helix transcriptional regulator, whose product MIIIELNKRQEHIIQIVKDHGPITGESIAAQLGLTRATLRPDLAILTMAGYLEARPRVGYFYTGKTGGQLLSEAVKKIKVQDYQSRPVVIDKNVSVYDAICTMFLEDVGTLFVVDQSTLLVGVVSRKDLLRASLGKQDLTSLPVNIIMTRMPNIAMCRREDSLYDIAMELIERQIDAMPVVKDTKQGLEVIGRITKTNITRAFVNLVNNE is encoded by the coding sequence GTGATTATCATAGAGCTGAATAAACGGCAGGAACATATCATTCAGATTGTAAAAGATCACGGTCCTATTACAGGGGAGTCAATTGCTGCGCAATTGGGATTAACACGTGCAACGCTAAGGCCAGACTTAGCAATTTTAACGATGGCTGGTTATTTAGAAGCGCGCCCACGCGTAGGTTATTTTTATACGGGAAAAACTGGGGGACAGCTATTATCTGAAGCTGTTAAGAAAATTAAAGTACAAGATTATCAATCTAGACCAGTTGTAATTGATAAAAATGTATCAGTATACGATGCAATTTGTACGATGTTTTTAGAGGATGTAGGTACATTATTCGTTGTAGATCAATCGACTCTATTAGTTGGTGTTGTATCTCGTAAAGATTTATTACGAGCTAGCTTAGGAAAGCAGGATTTAACCTCTCTTCCGGTTAATATTATCATGACAAGGATGCCAAACATTGCGATGTGTCGTAGAGAAGATTCTTTATATGATATTGCGATGGAATTAATAGAAAGACAGATTGATGCGATGCCAGTTGTAAAAGATACGAAACAAGGTTTAGAAGTGATTGGACGAATTACAAAAACAAATATTACACGTGCGTTTGTAAACTTAGTAAATAACGAATAA
- the recO gene encoding DNA repair protein RecO, with protein MFQKVEGIVIRTTDYGETNKIVTIFSRELGKVSAMARGAKKPKSRLASVSQLMTHGHFLIQMGSGLGTLQQGEIISTMKEIREDIFLTAYASFIVELTDKATEDKKHNPYLFEMLYQTLHYMCEGVDSEVLSLIYQTKMLPVLGMRPYFDTCAICHQETDFVAFSVREGGFLCSRHAEQDQYRIPVGEAVHKLLRLFYHFDLHRLGNVSVKDSTKKQMRLVLNTYYDEYCGIYLKSRRFLEQLDKFQI; from the coding sequence ATGTTTCAAAAAGTTGAGGGCATCGTTATCCGTACGACAGATTACGGAGAAACGAACAAGATTGTTACAATATTCTCAAGAGAACTTGGTAAGGTAAGTGCAATGGCAAGAGGAGCGAAAAAACCGAAAAGCCGGTTAGCATCTGTTTCGCAACTTATGACACATGGTCATTTCCTTATACAAATGGGATCTGGACTTGGAACTTTGCAACAAGGCGAGATTATTTCAACTATGAAAGAAATTCGCGAGGATATATTTTTAACTGCTTATGCATCATTTATTGTTGAGTTAACTGATAAAGCAACAGAAGATAAAAAACATAATCCATATTTATTTGAAATGTTATATCAAACGTTGCATTACATGTGTGAGGGTGTTGATTCAGAAGTATTATCATTAATTTATCAAACGAAAATGCTTCCGGTATTAGGGATGCGCCCGTACTTTGATACATGTGCGATTTGTCATCAAGAAACAGATTTTGTCGCCTTCTCTGTCCGGGAAGGCGGTTTTCTGTGCTCGCGTCATGCTGAGCAAGATCAGTATCGTATACCAGTGGGGGAAGCCGTTCATAAATTATTACGTCTTTTCTACCACTTCGATTTACATAGACTTGGCAATGTATCAGTGAAGGATAGCACAAAAAAACAAATGCGTTTAGTGTTGAATACATATTATGATGAATATTGCGGGATTTATTTGAAATCAAGACGTTTCTTAGAACAACTTGATAAGTTTCAAATATAA
- a CDS encoding YqzL family protein, which yields MLDFTWKFFSKTGSIETYLLLKEMEKDVNDEMDQHEEELAHLDSPIS from the coding sequence ATGCTAGATTTTACCTGGAAGTTTTTCTCCAAAACAGGAAGCATTGAAACGTATTTGCTTTTGAAAGAAATGGAAAAAGACGTAAACGATGAGATGGATCAACATGAAGAGGAGCTAGCGCATCTAGACTCTCCAATTTCTTGA
- the era gene encoding GTPase Era, with product MNRKGYKSGFVSIIGRPNVGKSTFLNRIIGQKIAIMSDKPQTTRNKIQGVYTENDSQVIFIDTPGIHKPKHKLGDFMVKMAQTTLKEVDIVLFMVNAVEGFGRGEEFIIEKLKETKQPVFLVINKIDQLHPEQLLELIDQYRKLHEFAEIVPISALDGNNVDALIGTIKKYLPEGPQYYPDNQVTDHPERFIIAELIREKVLHLTREEVPHSVAVVIDAIQKREGGAVYINATIVVERPSQKGIIIGKQGKMLKEVGKRARFDIEALLGSKVFLEVWVKVQKDWRNKMSQLRDLGFREDEY from the coding sequence ATGAATAGAAAAGGTTATAAATCAGGTTTTGTCTCTATTATTGGCAGACCGAATGTTGGGAAATCTACATTTTTAAATCGTATTATCGGCCAAAAAATTGCTATTATGAGTGACAAGCCACAAACAACTCGTAATAAAATTCAAGGCGTATATACAGAAAATGATTCACAAGTAATTTTCATTGATACACCAGGAATACATAAACCTAAACATAAACTAGGTGACTTCATGGTGAAGATGGCTCAAACGACATTAAAAGAAGTTGATATCGTTCTGTTTATGGTCAATGCAGTCGAAGGATTTGGTCGTGGTGAGGAATTCATCATTGAGAAGTTAAAAGAAACGAAGCAACCAGTATTTTTAGTCATTAATAAAATTGACCAACTTCATCCAGAACAATTATTAGAGTTAATTGATCAATATCGCAAACTACATGAATTTGCAGAGATTGTACCGATTTCTGCATTAGATGGTAATAATGTGGACGCTTTAATTGGAACGATTAAAAAGTATTTACCAGAAGGACCACAATACTATCCAGATAATCAAGTAACGGACCATCCGGAGAGATTTATTATTGCAGAGCTTATTCGTGAGAAAGTACTACATTTAACACGTGAAGAAGTGCCGCATTCTGTGGCTGTTGTTATCGATGCAATTCAAAAACGCGAAGGCGGGGCAGTTTATATCAATGCAACGATTGTTGTTGAACGTCCATCGCAAAAAGGGATTATTATCGGTAAACAAGGGAAGATGTTAAAAGAAGTTGGTAAGAGAGCTCGTTTTGATATTGAAGCATTACTTGGTTCTAAAGTATTTTTAGAAGTATGGGTAAAAGTGCAAAAAGATTGGCGCAATAAAATGTCTCAGCTTCGTGACCTTGGTTTCCGCGAAGACGAGTACTAA
- a CDS encoding cytidine deaminase — protein sequence MNSKQLIQEAIEARKQAYVPYSKFQVGAALLTQDGKVYRGCNVENASYGLCNCAERTALFKAVSEGDKEFVAIAIVADTKRPVPPCGACRQVMVELCKQDTKVYLSNLHGDVQETTVGELLPGAFLAEDLHE from the coding sequence ATGAATAGTAAACAATTAATTCAAGAAGCAATCGAAGCGCGTAAACAAGCGTACGTACCATATTCTAAATTTCAAGTAGGTGCAGCATTATTAACACAGGATGGAAAAGTGTATCGTGGATGTAATGTTGAGAATGCATCATATGGCCTATGTAACTGTGCAGAAAGAACAGCTTTATTTAAGGCGGTTTCTGAAGGAGATAAAGAGTTTGTAGCTATCGCGATTGTGGCGGATACAAAGCGTCCAGTACCTCCTTGTGGAGCATGTCGACAAGTTATGGTAGAATTATGTAAACAGGATACGAAAGTATACCTGTCAAATTTACATGGTGACGTTCAAGAGACAACGGTCGGAGAATTGTTACCAGGAGCATTTTTAGCGGAGGATTTACATGAATAG
- a CDS encoding diacylglycerol kinase family protein, with translation MKKGKLIDSFGYAIAGVFFCLRHERNMKIHYLAAVIVICCGFYFHITKVEWMVLLIVIGIVMSLEMVNTAVEKTVDLATTDIHPFAKIAKDVAAGAVLLFAIIAVIIGAIIFLPYVV, from the coding sequence ATGAAAAAAGGAAAACTTATAGATAGTTTTGGGTATGCTATAGCAGGTGTATTCTTTTGCCTTCGTCATGAACGAAATATGAAAATTCATTATTTAGCCGCAGTCATTGTTATATGCTGCGGCTTTTATTTCCATATTACGAAAGTAGAGTGGATGGTATTACTTATTGTAATAGGAATTGTAATGAGTTTAGAGATGGTAAATACAGCTGTGGAAAAAACCGTAGATTTAGCGACTACCGATATACATCCGTTTGCGAAAATTGCAAAGGATGTCGCAGCGGGAGCAGTTTTATTGTTTGCTATAATAGCTGTTATAATTGGTGCTATTATCTTTTTACCGTATGTGGTATAG
- the ybeY gene encoding rRNA maturation RNase YbeY, giving the protein MSLLIDFIDETEEVKEEYVNLIREILGKAAQMEKIEDGAELSVTFVDNERIREINRDYRDKDQPTDVISFAMEEMGEGEMEIVGVEMPRMLGDLIISIPRAKEQAEEYGHSFDRELGFLALHGFLHLLGYDHMTEEDEKEMFGRQKEILDAFGLGR; this is encoded by the coding sequence ATGAGTTTATTAATTGATTTCATTGATGAAACAGAAGAAGTGAAAGAAGAATATGTGAATTTAATTCGTGAAATATTAGGAAAAGCAGCTCAAATGGAAAAAATAGAGGATGGTGCGGAGTTATCAGTGACATTTGTAGATAACGAACGCATTCGCGAGATTAATCGTGATTACCGAGATAAGGATCAGCCTACTGATGTCATTTCCTTTGCTATGGAAGAAATGGGAGAAGGGGAAATGGAAATTGTAGGTGTAGAGATGCCGCGTATGTTAGGTGACCTTATTATTTCTATTCCGAGAGCGAAAGAACAAGCTGAAGAGTATGGACATTCTTTTGATCGTGAACTTGGCTTTTTAGCGTTACATGGCTTTTTACATTTACTTGGTTATGACCACATGACAGAAGAGGATGAAAAAGAAATGTTTGGAAGACAGAAAGAAATTTTAGATGCATTTGGATTAGGGCGATGA
- a CDS encoding HD family phosphohydrolase encodes MLRSQEISKWFRNLQHSKKLSWISYVLLGAVLFFALMNNVKPEQLDVDMYSIAKKTIHSPIKIEDKVITDRKKQEAAQKVGDQYTYRSEYKQNRVDIVNDVFAKVNEVIQEMKAAGPEEQKKMTDANKLEKLKKKLPSNLTKELSDEILLYFINSEPDQLELAKNAALTSVSVIMGGNIKMSEEIAAKERFVNEMKSLNVNSGLKEAVNALGSYAITANYFYDPVVTKEKKKAEEDLVPPVYILQGQVIVREGETISSDMYNQLKLVGLLEKGNSFQPYVGLAVLIGVLLYFMHKQFEVFLQRKREDRPYILAYITILSITIVLMKIISLFQKLEYAGIAYVVPVAMGTILVKLMIGDRFVFLTSMIFSVCGSIMFNEGVTSTLNYSVGIYVLLSSLSVSIFLREKNRRTMILQAGILVSILNVVVLAALLLLRNGNFSPLEIGTQLLMASLSGIISSVLAMGILPYLESGLGIVSSMKLMELSSPNHPLLRRILLEAPGTYHHSVMVANLSEAACEAVGANGVLARVGAYYHDVGKTVQPQFFIENQMGIENPHDKLDPVTSKEIIIAHVTDGVRMLEEYHIPQEIIDIAGQHHGTTLLKYFYYKAIKEDKEKYTEEMFRYPGSKATSKESAIVGIADSVEAAVRSMNHPTPDQINNLVQSIIKDRLQDGQFSECDLTFKELQIVGRTLCETLNGIFHSRITYPEPPEEKEKE; translated from the coding sequence ATGTTAAGATCTCAAGAAATTTCTAAGTGGTTTCGTAATTTACAACATTCGAAAAAACTAAGTTGGATTTCTTACGTTTTATTAGGAGCAGTGCTGTTTTTTGCACTTATGAATAATGTGAAACCAGAGCAATTAGATGTTGATATGTATTCTATTGCGAAAAAAACAATTCACTCTCCTATTAAAATTGAAGATAAGGTTATAACGGACAGAAAAAAACAAGAGGCCGCTCAAAAAGTCGGGGATCAATATACATATAGAAGTGAATATAAACAAAATAGAGTAGATATTGTAAATGATGTTTTTGCCAAGGTAAATGAAGTAATTCAGGAGATGAAAGCTGCTGGACCTGAAGAGCAAAAAAAGATGACCGATGCTAATAAATTAGAAAAGTTGAAGAAGAAGTTGCCATCTAATTTAACAAAGGAATTATCTGATGAGATTTTACTGTACTTTATTAATTCAGAACCGGATCAACTAGAATTAGCAAAGAACGCGGCTTTAACGTCTGTTAGTGTTATTATGGGTGGAAATATTAAAATGTCCGAAGAAATAGCAGCAAAAGAGCGATTTGTTAATGAAATGAAAAGCCTTAATGTGAATAGCGGATTGAAGGAAGCTGTTAATGCGCTAGGATCATATGCGATTACAGCAAATTATTTTTATGATCCGGTTGTAACGAAAGAGAAGAAGAAAGCGGAAGAGGATTTAGTCCCACCTGTTTATATTCTTCAAGGACAAGTTATTGTTAGAGAAGGCGAAACAATTTCAAGTGATATGTATAATCAGTTGAAATTAGTCGGTTTATTAGAGAAAGGTAATAGTTTTCAACCTTATGTTGGATTAGCGGTGCTCATTGGTGTGTTATTATACTTTATGCATAAGCAGTTTGAAGTATTTTTACAGCGGAAAAGAGAAGATAGACCGTATATTTTAGCGTATATTACAATTTTGTCTATCACGATTGTTTTAATGAAAATTATTAGTTTGTTTCAAAAGCTTGAATATGCAGGAATTGCGTATGTTGTCCCGGTTGCGATGGGAACAATACTTGTAAAACTAATGATTGGCGATCGATTTGTATTTTTAACAAGTATGATTTTTTCTGTGTGCGGAAGTATTATGTTTAATGAAGGGGTAACAAGTACACTGAATTATAGTGTAGGTATTTATGTGTTATTAAGTTCATTATCAGTGAGTATTTTCTTAAGAGAAAAAAATCGTCGTACGATGATTTTGCAAGCTGGTATACTTGTTTCTATCTTAAATGTAGTCGTCTTGGCGGCGTTATTATTATTACGTAATGGGAATTTTTCACCTCTTGAAATTGGTACGCAATTATTAATGGCTTCACTTTCAGGGATTATCTCTTCCGTTTTAGCCATGGGGATATTACCTTATTTAGAAAGTGGACTTGGAATTGTGTCAAGCATGAAGCTTATGGAACTATCAAGTCCGAATCATCCGCTTTTGCGTAGAATTTTGTTAGAAGCACCAGGAACATATCATCATAGTGTAATGGTAGCGAATCTTTCTGAAGCGGCTTGTGAAGCAGTTGGAGCAAATGGTGTATTAGCACGTGTAGGGGCATATTATCATGATGTAGGAAAAACAGTACAACCGCAATTCTTTATTGAAAACCAGATGGGAATTGAAAACCCACATGATAAATTAGATCCTGTGACGAGTAAAGAGATTATCATTGCTCATGTAACTGATGGAGTAAGGATGCTCGAAGAATACCATATTCCGCAAGAAATTATTGATATTGCTGGACAACATCACGGTACAACGCTCCTTAAATATTTTTATTATAAGGCGATTAAAGAAGATAAAGAAAAATATACAGAAGAGATGTTCCGTTATCCGGGATCAAAAGCAACTTCTAAAGAATCGGCAATCGTTGGTATCGCTGATAGTGTTGAGGCGGCGGTACGTTCTATGAATCACCCAACACCAGATCAAATTAATAATTTAGTACAAAGTATTATTAAAGATCGCCTGCAAGATGGGCAATTTAGTGAATGTGATTTGACATTTAAGGAACTACAAATCGTTGGAAGAACGTTATGTGAAACGTTAAATGGTATTTTCCATTCGCGTATTACATATCCGGAACCACCGGAAGAGAAGGAGAAAGAATGA
- a CDS encoding PhoH family protein, producing the protein MAEQLVEMNQQLENTNEAIALFGVNDAHLKVIERELNVSIVTRGETVHASGAVETVTLVEKILQQLLVVIRKGVSITERDVAYAIQLAQQGKIAQFEELYEEEIFKTTKGKSIRVKTMGQRRYIHTMKKNDIVFGIGPAGTGKTYLAVVMAVRALKQGYVKKIILTRPAVEAGESLGFLPGDLKEKVDPYLRPLYDALHDILGQEYTQRMMERGVIEIAPLAYMRGRTLDDSFVILDEAQNTTGAQIKMFLTRLGFSSKMVITGDPSQVDLPKGVKSGLSLASNILSGVSGLSFITLEQTDVVRHPLVQRIIEAYDKME; encoded by the coding sequence ATGGCAGAACAATTAGTAGAAATGAACCAACAATTGGAAAATACTAACGAAGCAATCGCTCTTTTTGGAGTCAATGATGCTCATTTAAAAGTAATTGAACGGGAACTGAATGTATCGATTGTAACTAGAGGTGAAACTGTTCATGCATCTGGAGCAGTTGAAACTGTGACACTCGTAGAAAAAATCTTACAGCAATTACTTGTTGTTATTCGAAAAGGTGTGTCAATTACAGAAAGAGATGTTGCGTATGCAATTCAGCTCGCACAACAAGGGAAAATTGCTCAATTTGAAGAGTTATATGAAGAAGAAATCTTTAAAACGACAAAAGGTAAATCCATTCGTGTAAAAACAATGGGGCAAAGAAGATACATTCATACAATGAAGAAGAATGACATTGTATTTGGAATTGGACCTGCTGGGACTGGGAAAACATACTTAGCTGTAGTAATGGCTGTGAGAGCTTTAAAGCAAGGGTATGTAAAGAAAATTATTTTAACGAGACCGGCTGTAGAAGCAGGCGAAAGTTTAGGTTTTTTACCAGGGGATTTGAAAGAGAAGGTAGATCCGTATTTACGTCCGTTGTATGATGCTCTGCACGATATTCTTGGACAAGAATATACGCAGCGTATGATGGAGAGAGGTGTAATTGAAATCGCGCCTCTTGCTTATATGAGAGGGCGTACGCTCGATGATTCATTTGTTATTTTAGATGAAGCGCAAAATACAACGGGTGCACAAATAAAAATGTTTTTAACAAGATTAGGTTTTAGTTCTAAAATGGTTATTACGGGAGATCCTTCACAAGTAGATTTACCAAAAGGGGTAAAATCAGGGCTTTCGCTAGCTTCTAACATTTTATCTGGTGTATCAGGTCTTTCGTTCATTACATTAGAACAAACGGACGTTGTGAGGCATCCACTGGTGCAACGTATTATTGAGGCATATGATAAAATGGAATGA
- the yqfD gene encoding sporulation protein YqfD: MKNKWFIKWLGYVKVRIEGRGAERFVNECVRRKLLVWDVKKIADETLVFCMLLRDVKKIKPIYRKNECKLYFIGRYGFPFLNKRLIKNSGFLIGFLIFFFGMIALSNMVWKIEITGAKPETEYILMKELDKMGIKKGKLQFQMPSVEDVQRHLTDNINAITWAGLEIRGTTYHFKIVEKNEPKKEKEQRPQNLVAKKEAIVTKTFVEVGKPVVLKNDHVEKGQLLVSGVYGNEESQTIVSAKGIVYGETWYTSNVNVPLKTQFQVYTGNTYNEHYLKLGSTKIKIWGFQHDKYKRSRTESVKHDVKLFGFTLPIAYEKDIVREEEEANREYTEKQAMKVAKEMAEKELKKKLDEHAMIVSDKILSKEVEADQLKVTLHYTVIENIAEPQPISESDIQGD; this comes from the coding sequence ATGAAAAATAAATGGTTTATAAAGTGGCTTGGATATGTAAAGGTACGAATTGAAGGTAGAGGAGCGGAACGGTTCGTTAACGAATGTGTACGTAGAAAATTATTAGTTTGGGACGTTAAGAAGATTGCTGATGAAACGTTAGTTTTTTGTATGTTATTACGAGATGTGAAAAAAATCAAGCCGATTTATAGAAAAAATGAATGTAAATTATACTTTATTGGGCGTTACGGTTTTCCTTTTTTGAATAAGCGCTTAATTAAAAATAGTGGATTCTTAATTGGTTTTTTAATTTTCTTTTTTGGCATGATTGCATTATCAAATATGGTTTGGAAAATTGAAATTACAGGAGCGAAACCTGAAACAGAATATATATTAATGAAAGAATTGGACAAAATGGGTATTAAAAAAGGAAAATTACAATTCCAAATGCCTAGTGTAGAAGATGTACAACGTCATTTGACAGACAATATTAATGCGATTACTTGGGCAGGACTAGAAATAAGGGGAACGACGTACCACTTTAAAATTGTTGAAAAAAATGAGCCGAAAAAAGAAAAGGAACAAAGACCGCAAAATTTAGTGGCAAAAAAAGAAGCGATTGTTACAAAAACATTTGTTGAAGTAGGAAAACCAGTCGTTCTAAAAAATGATCATGTAGAAAAAGGGCAGCTTCTCGTATCGGGGGTATACGGTAATGAGGAGAGTCAGACGATTGTTTCGGCGAAAGGTATTGTATATGGTGAAACGTGGTATACATCTAATGTGAATGTGCCACTGAAGACACAATTTCAAGTATATACTGGTAATACGTATAATGAGCATTACCTTAAATTGGGGAGTACGAAAATAAAAATATGGGGATTTCAACATGATAAGTATAAACGCTCCCGTACGGAAAGTGTAAAGCATGATGTGAAATTATTTGGTTTTACACTACCGATTGCATACGAAAAGGATATAGTGCGAGAAGAGGAAGAAGCGAACCGGGAATATACAGAAAAACAGGCAATGAAAGTAGCAAAAGAGATGGCTGAAAAAGAACTAAAGAAAAAATTGGATGAACATGCTATGATTGTAAGTGATAAGATTTTGAGTAAAGAGGTTGAGGCGGATCAACTAAAAGTCACATTGCATTATACTGTGATTGAAAATATTGCAGAGCCACAACCAATATCCGAATCCGATATTCAAGGAGACTGA